A window of the Streptomyces finlayi genome harbors these coding sequences:
- a CDS encoding UDP-N-acetylmuramoyl-L-alanyl-D-glutamate--2,6-diaminopimelate ligase, protein MKLSELLAGQDHQILQGDPARTSITAGTTFDAELAAPGSLFVAVPGYQGGGPEAVAPAVARGAAAVLVGPEVSEHPAPAADVCVVRVPDIRAAAAVVASRYFGEPGRQMDMIAITGTNGKTSVSYMVESVLRIAEGAKAGVIGTAGSRIGDELIPMPQSVLTTPETPDLQYLLGCMRDRGVGTVVLEATSMGLLTHRVDRTFIDVGVFTNLTQDHLDDHGTMDNYRDAKLRLFQGLCGHAVINVDDPVGAAIRDAAPGPVTTYALDAEADFRATDLTVDASGTRFTLHHDGRKYPAAIPSPGRFSVANALATVAACHVLGHDLAGLVAALEQMPQIPGRFERVTTSSGTSVIVDYAHSPDSLSKVLTTIRGFAKARVITVFGCGGDRDTTKRADMGTIAGAGSELCVLTSDNPRHEDPEGILDQIAPALTATGTPFERFVDRREAIAFALSVAGPDDIVLIAGKGSEPHQIVGDALLPFSDMATVRELTEV, encoded by the coding sequence GTGAAGCTGAGCGAGCTGCTGGCCGGACAGGACCACCAGATTCTCCAGGGCGACCCCGCCCGGACGTCGATCACGGCGGGCACCACCTTCGACGCCGAACTGGCCGCGCCCGGTTCGTTGTTCGTCGCCGTACCCGGCTACCAGGGCGGGGGCCCCGAAGCCGTCGCACCGGCGGTCGCCCGAGGCGCGGCGGCCGTCCTCGTCGGCCCCGAGGTGTCCGAGCACCCGGCGCCCGCGGCGGACGTGTGCGTGGTCCGGGTGCCCGACATCCGGGCGGCGGCGGCGGTCGTCGCCTCACGCTACTTCGGTGAGCCGGGCCGGCAGATGGACATGATCGCGATCACGGGTACCAACGGGAAGACGTCGGTCTCGTACATGGTCGAATCCGTGCTCCGCATCGCCGAAGGCGCGAAGGCCGGTGTCATCGGCACGGCGGGCAGCCGGATCGGTGACGAGCTGATCCCGATGCCGCAGTCGGTCCTGACCACCCCCGAGACGCCCGACCTCCAGTACCTCCTGGGCTGCATGCGCGACCGGGGGGTCGGCACCGTGGTGCTGGAAGCCACCTCGATGGGTCTGCTGACCCACCGGGTGGACCGTACGTTCATCGACGTCGGCGTCTTCACCAACCTGACCCAGGACCACCTGGACGACCACGGAACGATGGACAACTACCGGGACGCCAAACTGCGGCTGTTCCAGGGCCTGTGCGGCCATGCCGTGATCAACGTCGACGACCCGGTCGGAGCCGCGATCCGGGACGCGGCGCCCGGCCCCGTGACCACGTACGCCCTCGACGCGGAAGCGGACTTCCGGGCCACGGACCTGACGGTCGACGCCTCGGGTACGCGCTTCACCCTGCACCACGACGGCCGCAAGTATCCGGCCGCGATCCCCTCGCCGGGCCGCTTCTCGGTGGCCAACGCCCTCGCCACCGTGGCCGCCTGCCACGTCCTCGGCCACGACCTGGCCGGACTGGTCGCCGCGCTCGAACAGATGCCCCAGATCCCGGGCCGCTTCGAGCGGGTCACGACCTCGTCAGGGACCTCCGTGATCGTCGACTACGCCCACTCGCCGGACTCCCTGAGCAAGGTCCTGACGACGATCCGCGGATTCGCCAAGGCCCGCGTCATCACCGTCTTCGGCTGCGGCGGCGACCGGGACACCACAAAGCGGGCGGACATGGGAACGATCGCCGGGGCCGGGTCCGAACTCTGCGTCCTCACCTCGGACAACCCCCGCCACGAGGACCCCGAAGGCATCCTCGACCAGATCGCCCCGGCCCTCACGGCGACCGGAACCCCCTTCGAACGCTTCGTGGACAGGCGTGAGGCCATCGCCTTCGCCCTCTCCGTCGCGGGCCCGGACGACATCGTCCTGATCGCCGGCAAGGGGAGCGAGCCGCATCAGATCGTCGGTGACGCACTGCTGCCGTTCAGTGACATGGCGACCGTGCGGGAACTCACCGAGGTGTAG